The DNA segment AATCGCATCGAAACATCTTTCGACATATAATTTCGTCATGTTTTTGTAGCAAAACATGACCGGTTTTACGAACAATTTAAGGCGAACAAATACTTCCCCTCTCGAAAACCTATACTCCGATAAGACGGTTATCCTAAACATCCAATCATATACCTCAAAAGTCATTGCTTATAGTCAGTAATACGGGATTGTGCAGCCTTGGTGGCATAAAATAGACATTGATTGTGATGTTTCTTTGGCTTTTGTGCCATAAAGTAGTCCTTAATAGCGGGGATTAATAGGCCTTTATgacataaaagtaaacattgatAATAAGGATTGTTTGGCTTTTTTCtgttataaaagtaaaaaaaaaatgatgacgGGGAGTGTTGGAACTTTATGCCATATAATTAGGGTTTAGGAAGTGGAGAGTGTTTGCTACATTGCTTTTCGCTATAGTTtcattatgtttgaaaattatttgcGTGTTTCGTCTGGGTGCCATTGATTAATGTCTGAATGCTTAAGCTATTTATGCTAATGAACGTAGATATATGTAAGTGGCTAATGTAAATAAGACTATTATTTGAACTACTACTGTACACGTTAATTTTCTGTGGACTTTTAATCACTCTAAAGGTTGCACTAGCAGATCCAGGGGCATACCTATAGTTCTAATATCATAACGAGGTTTCTATTAGGACGACTAAGTggcttatataatttgtatattttcgttAAGCGGGAAAAACGAgggaagatacatgtataattgtgaACCCATGTTCAGATACTTTTACTATTCAACATATTCTAAGTGCATAGCTATCTATGTGTATCTATTCGCACAATGGATCTATCAGTAGCATGCGCCTAGGATATTTCCTGGCGTAGATGTTCACAATTTCCTCAATATCCAATTTTATGTCCCTATGAATGAAGAGTAGCATGAGAGCGTTGAACCGGCTCTGGCCCATGGTACTCCTGTGCGGGTTCTTGATGAATTTCCATGACGAGTTGGACCGTTCCACTCCTGCTGATGTCACAGAAGTTAAAAGCAACAGTGTAAGCACTTTCGATATGTTGGGATACATATGTTGGCATGTTTCGGTCAATGTTTCGACAATAGTCGACGGCTTGTTTTCCGTGTTCCTCCAGGTCTGTTTCCAGAGCTGGACCTCTTGTACGAACATGTCTGGCTGTGGCATGTCATCTCTGTAAAAGTCCAGAAGAGCTAGCATCGACTCTTGAGTGGCGCTGGCAGCTAAAGAAACTGTGCAAACTCTTCTGTTTCTTGGGGCGTTTGGGACTTGACGGCGCAGCCATATTTGTTGTCGTATAAATGTACCCAAAGGAAATTAATTGactgatgtgtttgtttgtatgggTTTTACGGCGCATCAACATGATCATGTTATATAGTGCCGAATTATTACAGTAAGGGAAGGCGGGAACGTTTAAATTGCGTGCACTCTGTGTTGTGTACGAGTACATCTCAAAAGGCAATGTTGTATAAAGATACGCGAGCGAAGCGAGCgaagaaaaaataggaaaatatagtatattttattgtttccataccAAAGAACATGTAAGCTCCGGgaattttagggggggggggcgtgcgccgggtgcgcccccccccccggatccGCAAGTGATTGTGTCATATAAAAAGATCAACCAGTCataagttatataaaaaatgattcaCTCAAAGGAGGAAGTTAAGTTGTGGAAAAGGTTACATGTTTAGTGGTTAAAAACCTTTTTCTTCCGTTCCGAGTATGGCTAGTTTTTCTTAAGATTGTTTTATGATGGAATATTATATTGATgcaattaaaaagtaaaattcgAGAACTAGcaggtaaataataataataataataataataataataataataataataataataataataattgtataactactactactactactactactactactactactactactactaccactaccactgccactgccactgccactgccactaccactaccactaacactactactactactactactactactactactactactactactactactactactactactactgccactactactactactactactactactactactactactactactactactactactactactactactactactactaccactactaccactactaccactactaccaccactaccacgaCCACCACtacgaccaccaccaccaccaccaccaccaccacctccacctccaccaccaccaccaccaccaccaccactaccactaccaccactactactactactactactactactactactactactactactactactactactactactactactactactatactaatactaataacaa comes from the Mya arenaria isolate MELC-2E11 chromosome 13, ASM2691426v1 genome and includes:
- the LOC128215288 gene encoding 52 kDa repressor of the inhibitor of the protein kinase-like, which translates into the protein MLALLDFYRDDMPQPDMFVQEVQLWKQTWRNTENKPSTIVETLTETCQHMYPNISKVLTLLLLTSVTSAGVERSNSSWKFIKNPHRSTMGQSRFNALMLLFIHRDIKLDIEEIVNIYARKYPRRMLLIDPLCE